From the genome of Candidatus Electrothrix communis, one region includes:
- a CDS encoding glutamine amidotransferase family protein yields the protein MCRLALKTADIPFSPYEVLTGMEAMQEGYDGSGLGLLLRGVSFEDYKYKKEEQIILSGIAHTEQAFNRLQRLMEERGFEQDYDHRFKVNADLVEAKDRYQYIVRVYNKPDGLTTEELEERLMQTRLFLRKNGEEHGNDLTIFSFWSDVVTIKEVGWPLQVGDALGLNDDRIKARVVMAQGRQNTNYGINLYACHPFFIQGIATMTNGENSAFVPIKEWLEGKKIPGYMGYQSDSEVFAHILHYVTKKLGLPLAAYKHVITPLKTEELNAHPQGDFLKGLRTACRRLIIDGPNAIIGTLPDETCMLAMDAKKLRPATVGGRPGAWAIASEMCGVEALVPDRDPSLDFQPMREHTVIIPPERKELQIWSQFDQFTLSQAA from the coding sequence ATGTGTCGATTAGCCCTGAAAACCGCAGATATACCCTTCTCACCCTATGAGGTGTTGACCGGCATGGAAGCCATGCAGGAGGGTTATGACGGTAGTGGTCTCGGCCTACTGCTGCGCGGTGTCAGTTTTGAAGATTATAAATATAAAAAAGAAGAGCAGATTATCCTGTCAGGTATTGCCCATACCGAGCAGGCGTTCAATCGTCTCCAGCGTCTCATGGAAGAGCGGGGTTTTGAGCAGGATTATGATCACCGCTTTAAGGTGAATGCTGATCTTGTCGAAGCCAAGGATCGCTATCAGTATATTGTTCGGGTGTACAATAAGCCGGACGGCCTGACCACCGAGGAGCTGGAAGAGCGATTAATGCAGACCCGTCTCTTTCTCCGCAAGAACGGCGAAGAGCATGGCAATGATCTGACCATCTTTTCTTTCTGGTCCGATGTTGTGACCATCAAAGAAGTGGGTTGGCCCTTGCAAGTGGGTGATGCCCTTGGTCTGAACGATGACCGCATCAAGGCCCGAGTGGTTATGGCCCAGGGACGGCAGAACACCAACTATGGTATTAATCTCTATGCCTGTCATCCTTTCTTTATTCAGGGCATTGCCACCATGACCAATGGTGAGAACAGTGCCTTTGTGCCGATCAAAGAATGGCTGGAAGGTAAAAAAATTCCCGGTTACATGGGCTATCAGTCTGACTCTGAGGTCTTTGCCCATATTCTCCATTATGTGACCAAGAAACTCGGGTTACCCTTGGCTGCCTATAAGCATGTCATCACCCCGCTGAAAACAGAAGAGCTAAATGCTCATCCTCAGGGAGATTTTCTTAAGGGCTTGCGCACTGCCTGCCGTCGTCTGATTATTGACGGCCCTAATGCGATTATCGGCACCCTGCCCGATGAAACCTGCATGCTGGCTATGGATGCAAAAAAACTGCGTCCTGCCACAGTCGGCGGTCGTCCCGGTGCCTGGGCCATTGCTTCAGAGATGTGCGGCGTGGAGGCCTTGGTTCCGGATCGTGACCCCTCCCTTGATTTTCAGCCCATGCGTGAACACACAGTAATTATTCCACCCGAAAGAAAGGAACTTCAGATATGGTCTCAGTTCGATCAGTTTACACTCAGCCAAGCAGCCTGA
- a CDS encoding DUF190 domain-containing protein, whose amino-acid sequence MELPSEGYLLRIIIGEAARHESKHLYEWIVIQAREQGLAGATVMRGMMGFGAGSRIKTSSILCLSEDLPVVLELIDTRQKLEAFLDILDPVVPEGVVTLEKVHVRLYRHDKEKQGER is encoded by the coding sequence ATGGAATTACCTTCAGAAGGTTACCTGCTGCGGATCATCATCGGTGAGGCGGCACGGCACGAGAGCAAGCATCTCTACGAGTGGATTGTCATCCAGGCCCGTGAACAGGGGCTTGCCGGAGCCACGGTTATGCGGGGAATGATGGGCTTTGGAGCAGGTTCACGGATCAAGACCAGCTCCATTCTCTGCCTGTCCGAGGATCTGCCCGTGGTGCTTGAGTTGATTGATACCCGGCAGAAGCTGGAGGCTTTTTTAGATATTCTTGATCCGGTTGTTCCAGAAGGGGTGGTGACGCTGGAAAAGGTTCATGTGCGGCTGTATCGGCATGATAAGGAAAAGCAAGGAGAGAGATAA
- a CDS encoding NifB/NifX family molybdenum-iron cluster-binding protein, whose translation MKLCITAAGNDISAATDAAFGRAPWFVLVDTESGITQGIENVSSQAAQGAGIAAAQAMTEHGVDAVLTGRLGPKARAALEASGVGMYEGLGRSTVAEALEQFRAGQYGASGQAQEQTTAGTASASPAQCKGPGAVRVQGGGQGKGNCGCGNGTGKGQGRRRGQ comes from the coding sequence ATGAAACTCTGTATCACAGCAGCAGGAAACGATATATCCGCAGCAACAGACGCCGCGTTCGGCAGGGCCCCCTGGTTTGTTCTGGTGGACACAGAATCAGGCATAACCCAGGGCATTGAGAACGTCTCATCCCAGGCCGCGCAGGGAGCCGGTATCGCAGCGGCTCAAGCCATGACCGAGCACGGGGTCGATGCCGTGCTCACCGGCAGGCTGGGACCTAAGGCCAGGGCAGCGCTGGAAGCCTCGGGAGTCGGGATGTACGAGGGATTAGGTCGCTCCACGGTTGCGGAGGCCCTGGAGCAATTCCGCGCCGGACAATACGGTGCTTCCGGGCAGGCCCAAGAGCAAACAACAGCCGGTACTGCTTCTGCTTCCCCAGCTCAATGCAAAGGCCCCGGTGCCGTCCGAGTCCAAGGTGGCGGACAGGGAAAAGGAAACTGCGGTTGCGGTAACGGAACAGGAAAGGGTCAAGGACGCAGGAGGGGCCAGTGA
- a CDS encoding P-loop NTPase: MKLHPEIIKHFHSTTFTTPIIGVTGGKGGVGKSTVAVNLAAAFVAQGRRVALIDADVDAPNDSLLLGIPLENPEPVTIMQPIFDLEKCTDCRKCVKACQMNSLFRPQAKHITLMGECNGCEACYLVCPAEAINRGSHSVGTLYKSEQGKLTLYTGALQPGLAESALVVNAVRDAAFAEADQFDIILVDTAPGTHCNVISALKGADHVLAVTEPTPLGSHDLELILSLLEMFAMQRSVVINRSDLPGKKEKVQQAAQASSAPIAGEIKLDKDLLAGYLQGTPVVDLLPNSSAAKIFLKMADHLTATYPNRSKQASQGVS; this comes from the coding sequence ATGAAACTGCACCCGGAAATTATCAAACATTTCCACAGCACGACCTTTACGACCCCGATCATCGGAGTCACCGGTGGCAAGGGCGGGGTGGGGAAATCAACAGTAGCTGTTAACCTGGCTGCGGCCTTTGTCGCCCAAGGCAGGAGGGTTGCCCTGATCGACGCGGATGTGGACGCACCCAACGACAGCCTCCTCCTTGGGATACCCTTGGAAAACCCAGAGCCTGTCACAATCATGCAGCCAATTTTTGACCTGGAAAAATGCACGGATTGCCGGAAATGCGTTAAGGCTTGCCAAATGAACAGCCTGTTCCGACCGCAAGCAAAGCACATCACTCTGATGGGCGAATGCAACGGTTGCGAGGCCTGCTATCTGGTCTGCCCCGCAGAGGCAATTAATCGCGGAAGTCATTCCGTAGGCACCCTCTACAAGAGCGAGCAAGGCAAACTGACCCTCTACACCGGGGCTCTTCAGCCGGGCTTGGCAGAAAGCGCCCTGGTGGTCAACGCGGTCAGAGACGCCGCCTTTGCCGAAGCGGATCAGTTTGATATTATTTTGGTGGACACAGCGCCAGGAACCCATTGCAATGTGATCAGCGCTTTAAAAGGAGCCGACCATGTACTGGCAGTGACAGAACCTACCCCACTGGGTTCCCATGATCTTGAGTTAATCCTTTCCTTACTGGAGATGTTTGCCATGCAACGAAGCGTTGTGATCAATCGTTCAGATCTGCCCGGTAAAAAAGAAAAGGTCCAACAGGCAGCCCAAGCCAGCTCCGCTCCTATTGCAGGAGAAATCAAGCTGGATAAGGATCTCTTGGCTGGTTACCTGCAAGGAACGCCGGTGGTCGACCTGCTGCCGAACTCATCAGCAGCAAAGATTTTTTTGAAAATGGCTGATCATTTAACAGCAACCTATCCGAACCGAAGCAAACAGGCAAGCCAGGGGGTGTCATGA
- a CDS encoding ATP-binding protein, producing the protein MKEIVILSGKGGVGKSSLTAALAHLLTEKGTRLTLADTDVDAPNLHIVLEAEFDRSTSVTASDKAMIDYEKCSRCMRCVDACAFESIIGDKKPIIISYSCEGCGVCALVCPEEAVSIHPVENGKINFVTSGAVRVVAGELGIGESSSGRLVDIVKREARQEASLSGSDLLLTDGPPGIGCPVIAALKGSDYAILVTEPTPSALSDLQRITEVVRGVGIPAGAVLNRSDMDQKSASTTLDWLARNDVPLLGTIPYDPYLPKALARGALAVNMYPDAPSSLALRNLHKMVEGLFD; encoded by the coding sequence ATGAAAGAAATCGTTATTCTGAGTGGCAAGGGCGGGGTGGGAAAATCCTCCCTGACTGCGGCTCTTGCTCATCTGCTGACCGAAAAGGGTACACGCCTAACGTTGGCAGATACAGACGTTGACGCGCCCAATCTCCATATCGTTCTGGAGGCTGAATTTGACCGCAGCACATCGGTCACAGCCTCGGATAAGGCGATGATTGATTATGAAAAATGCAGCCGCTGCATGCGTTGCGTGGATGCCTGCGCCTTTGAGTCGATCATCGGAGACAAAAAGCCAATTATTATCAGTTATTCTTGTGAAGGTTGTGGGGTCTGCGCCTTGGTCTGCCCGGAAGAGGCTGTTTCGATTCACCCAGTGGAAAACGGCAAGATAAATTTTGTCACCTCTGGGGCTGTACGGGTGGTGGCCGGGGAACTAGGAATCGGCGAATCCAGCTCAGGGCGATTGGTGGATATCGTCAAGCGGGAGGCTCGACAGGAAGCATCGTTGAGCGGAAGCGATTTACTGCTCACGGACGGCCCTCCAGGCATTGGTTGCCCGGTGATTGCAGCCCTAAAGGGATCAGATTACGCCATTTTGGTCACAGAGCCGACTCCCTCCGCCCTAAGTGATCTGCAACGGATTACCGAGGTGGTACGCGGGGTTGGCATTCCTGCCGGTGCGGTGCTCAATCGGAGCGATATGGACCAAAAATCTGCCAGCACCACCCTAGACTGGCTTGCCCGAAACGATGTGCCCCTACTGGGGACAATCCCCTATGATCCGTACCTTCCCAAAGCCCTAGCTCGCGGTGCTCTGGCCGTGAACATGTATCCTGATGCGCCCTCTTCCTTGGCGTTGAGAAACCTGCATAAAATGGTGGAAGGATTGTTCGACTGA